The Lolium rigidum isolate FL_2022 chromosome 2, APGP_CSIRO_Lrig_0.1, whole genome shotgun sequence genomic interval ctttaaataattcaaaagctattatctcttatttgtgtcaatgttttatagctcatgaggaagtatgtagtgtttatctttcaaccttgtcatttacttcgacggactttcaccaatggactagtggcatatccgcttatccaataattttgcaaaaagagctggcaatggggtgcccagccccaattaattaacttgcattaataattctcttcacatgctttgccctgatctatcagtaagcaacttaattttgcaaatagacactcctccatggtatgtgaatgttggaaggcacccgaagattcggttagccatggcttgtgtaagcaaaaggttgggagaagtgtcatcaataatgaaactaaaatacatgtgtaaacaaaagagaagagggatgatctaccttgctggtagagataacgtccttcatgggagccgctcttgaaagtctggttgataaggtagttagagtacccgctaccattcgttgacaacaacaaacacctctcaaaactttacttttatgctctctatatgatttcaaaacttgaaaagctctagcacatgatttaatccctgcttccctctgcgaagggccattcttctactttatgttgagtcagtttacctacttctttctatcttagaagcaaacacttgtgtcaactgtgcattgattcttacatgtttacctattgcacttgttatattgctttatgttgacaactatccatgagatatacatgttacaagttgaaagcaactgctgaaacttaatcatcctttgtgttgcttcaatgccttttactttgaatctattgctttatgagttaactcttatgcaagtcttattgatgcttgtcttgaaagtactattcatgaaaattatttgttatatggtttagttgtttactcattgtctttactattgctttgaatcacttcattcacttcatatgctctacaatattattgatcaagatcatgttggtagcatgtcacttaagaaattatcattgttatcgtttacctactcgagggcgagtaggaactaagcttggggatgctgatacgtctccaacgtatctataatttcttatgttccatacttgttttatgacaatacctacatgttttatacacactttatgtcatatttatgcattttccggaactaacctattgacgagatgccgaagtgtcggctctcgttttctcgttgtttttggtttcggaaatcctagtaaggaaatattctcggaattggacgaaatcaacgcccagtatcttataattccacgaagcttccagaacaccggagaggggccagaggagaggcccagggccaccacacatggtggcggcacggcgcaggggggggggcgcccccctgttgtctggctgccccagaccccctccgactccgactctccgcctataaaagccttcctgacctaaaaacttcggaagaataagccacggtacgagaaaccttccgcaaccaccaccatcgcgaagccaagattcgggggacagaagtctctgttccggcacgccgctgggacgaggaagtgcccccgaaaggcatctccatcgacaccactgccatcttcattgccgctgctgtctcccatgatgaggagggtgtagttctccctcgaggctaagggctgtaccggtagctatgtggttcatctctctctcccatgtgatctttatgtgatcatgagctttgtgatctagttgaatatcatgtatgtgctactctagtgatgttattaaagtagtctattcctccttcatgatgtaatggtgacagtgtgtgcatcatgtagtacttggtataagctatgattgtgatctcttgtagattatgaagttaactattgctatgatagtattgatgcgatctattccccctttcatagtgtaatggtgacaagtgtgtgcgctatgttagttctcggtctaaattgcaatgatctattatgcactctaaggttatttaaatatgaacatcgaatgttgtggagcttgttaactccggcattgaggtgctcttgtagccctacacaatgaatggtgtttgtcatccaacaagagagtgtagagaaagtagtatttgtttattcagttatgtgatcaatgttgagagtgtccactagtgaaagtatgatccctaggccttgtttccaaataccgcaatcatcgcttatttattgtttttgccgcatctttacttcccgcaatattactaccatcaatcgcacgccagacaagctattttctcagcgccgttactactgctcatattcattcataccacttgtatttcactatcccttcgccgaactagtgcacctatacatccgacaagtatattgggtgtgttggggacacaagagacttcttgtatcgtgattgcggtggttgcttgagagggatatctttgacctcttcctccccgagttcgataaaccttgggtgatccacttaagggaaaacttgctcgccgttctacaaacctctcgctcttggaggcccaacaccgtctacgggaaaagaagcgtgagtagacatcaagctattttctggcgccgttgccggggacgaatcaagacactccatcaagcccgtcaaccgccatcaaacctcccacgtcaaccacgcgccagttgtggacatcaACCCCTCTGCCGACGGcgttcctgtgccgacggccagacctAACCTGTGTCGACGACCTTTTTTTGTGCCAACGGTGGCCGTCGGTACAAACTTTCCGGTGCCGACGGCTTTGCTGTGCCGATGACCTTCTTCTTGGCCTGCCCTGTTCGGGACTTGTGCCGACGGTCCCGATAAAAAGCCATCAACACAAgttttggccgtcggcaccttgacggTTTCATGTAGTGTCCGCTGGGGCCACAACACCTGTCTAGTGTAGCTCTTGGGCCAACGAGTAGGGGCATGTTCCTTCTCGTTCAGGTTCGTCCGAATATATCTACCTTTTATGTGAAACATAAGCTTCCAATCCCAGGGTTAgcgtgacgaggaagaagagggggttTGGCCGTTTGGGGGTAGCGATGGCGACCAGGATGGTGGGACGGTATGGCCCTAGAGCAGAAGGAAACGTCGACCACAGACCACGGACTGTACGAAGTTTTTCCCCTTTGGAACTGCGTGCATCTAATAATAGACTGTATAAGAAAAATTACCATGGTCTCTATTGCTAAAACAAAACAAACTCTATGTTCGAGGCAATCTTGATCGATAAATGGAGTCGGCGGTCAGAGTTGTGGATACATGCATGTGTGATTGTGTGTACGTGTTAATTAGAGTCAGGTTAGGACTTGCAAGCCGTGTCCGTGTCATGCAATGCAACGAGGTCAAGTCCTAGTCGATTTGAAAGATGTGGTATACGTACATTACTTAGTCCGAGTAGGTTTAGGTCTTTGGTGTGGTTACCTATATGCGTGTATAAAAGCAGACGCCCGAGGTCTGTAAGATTGTAAGATCAGACCGTGTAACAGCTCAGAGAAATAGGAAGAAAGTAGAGGGCATCGCTAGGTGCCTCCCCTGGCCACAAGTTTTGGTGTGCAGGTGACGTGATATTTTGGAGTGATCCGTCCGTGGGCAAAACCCATCACCCTCGAGGTAAAATTTCGAAGAACTGAAATGTTTGAAATTCTCTTTATTTGAAATCAGTCCCATGTAACTCTTTTGAACCTTAATTAGAGGCTATGGATGTTTTCCTTTACTCCCGTGATATGAAAACTACAGCTTGCACCTAATGCTAAAGAACagttcttgtattttttttttctttgtattGCAACCAAAAAGATTCTagtacagattcttgggttttcctGTAAGATTTTCCATCTTAATCGTACATCTTATTTTtgcttaaaatttgttcaaaccaAACTAGATCATAAGAAAATAGTAATATCATGAGTGAAGGTGGATCTTTTATGTGGATATTCAAATTGGCTCCCGGACGCATATACTCTCGGGTGAAACAAATGACGTCTCGTTGTAAAAATATCCACAAAATTGTAGAAATGCCAACGATCATGTTCGGAGCGTACATGCAAATTTTTCGCAGATATATAAGATAAGTTTCGTGGCCTGTGTGGAAAAGGAAAATTTGGTGCTAAAGATGTTTTTTAGCCACTCCTTTGCGTCTCAAAAGCCGAAGAGACCTTTATATTGGCTTTTTAGCATATGAAACCTTTGCTTCTGCACTTTTTTTTATTTGAGAGATATGAGCCTTTGTATAGGTCAACCATCCCCTGGGGCGCCTGGGCCGTTGGGTTGTTGGTGGCCTGGGCCACCAGACAGATCCGGCCAACTTGCGTCCCGCTCCAGATCAGATTCCTTCCTTCCTTCCGTcgccttctttctttctttctttctttctttcccaTTTCGGGCTCGCCGCTTTCGCATCGTCCCCTTCCTCCCGTCGCTCCTCCCCCAATTCAGAGCTCCGCCGATTCGGCCGCAGCAGCCGCCCCCCCAAGACCTCCCCTGCGCGGCCATCAGCCGAATCCCGCGCCCTGTTTCCCGGTACGTGCGCTCATCCCCCGCTCGTGCCGTCCGCATGCTTGCCATGCCATGCCAGGTGATTTCCTGGCGCATGGCATGGCCAGCCGGCCGGTCCTGCAAACGTCAACCCGCGCGCTTGCTTCCTCTTCGCCGTGGCTCGCGAGCATCCGGATTCCTCTGAGTCTCTGCCTGCCATCTGAATTCTGATAAGATTGGATGGAATTGGTTGTTGGCGAGTGGGTGGATTATGTCTTGCCCGGGTTACTACGCCGTCCGGGAGGTCTTAGGCGCCGTTCGCGCGCGTACCACTGCCATTTCACTAGACATGAGAATCTTGTCCCAAGCGAGACTGTCCACCCGCGGGCTGTCGTCTGCCACTTTCTGTTTCAGTGATCTGAGCACCTCTGTTTAGAGTTGGGATCTAGCAGTATGCAGCTAGCTGAGTTGCCCGTCCTGGTTGAGCGCagttttttatttaaaaaatctTCTTTCGCCGTTTCAGTGATTCGGAGGACGCTTCCTAGCTGAGTGGGAAGAAATGGAAGGCGTGGTTGTGAGGAGAGTCATCCCTTCAGACAACAGCTGCCTCTTCAATGCCATCGGGTATGGATTCTTAACATTCTTTAGTAGTACTATAAAGATATGATTTTGTGGATGATGGGGTTGCTCATTGTACTTTCCGATACCTCTCTTGATGCAGTTATGTGATGGAACACAACAGAAATAAGGCTTATGAGCTCAGACAGGTAATAACTGCTTAGAATAACTGTTTAGCAGCCTGCTACCTGTTCATTTTTTCCCCTGCTTTTCAGTGTTTGTAGTCTTTTGAAGTCAGTAACACATACAGTGAACATCACATAGCCTGCGCATATGTTTTTTCGAACATCAACTTGCAAGAATTCACAAAATGATGTAACAACACTCAACTAACTGATAGGTTCTTGGAGCCACTGGAATCTTATTGCGTTAGCTAATCAACACATGCCATGAAAGAAGTCCTAAAGGAATTTTACCTGTACCTGTTCCATTAATATCAGGCAGCTGATCTATTATATATTTCTGTACTGTTCTCAAACCGGCATCAGACCCTTTCAGCCAAAGAAGCTGTTCGAACCAATGGGGTTATGAGGATCATGCCACTGGGTCTGACAGAAAAatgaactacaacacatttaatgTACCTGAGAAAGAGCATACCAGTATAACTTGCTTATGAAGTACCCTAGATTGATTTTAGAATGATAAGCTTCCTAATCAGCATGCTTACTTCTGATCCAAGTTTGCAAAACACCACGAGGTATTACCATTGTTCAGAATATCAAAGTTTTACAATCTAGTACCTAATACATTTTGACATTACAGTCTATCAGTAGAAAACAAGGACAAACATAATCAAAGATGACCTTACTGCTAGGATAAATGAATCATCACTAGGCCTGTTATGCATGTAAGGAAGAAACTGTTATTCACGTATTATAGGCAGAAACTGTTATGCACATATTATAGGCCTGTACATGTTATTGGCCTTTTGCTTACCTTCCAGCATTAACTCTGTTACTCTCTGTTTGCTTGAAGGTCATAGCAGCAGCAGTTGCAAGTGATCCTGAAAAGTATAATGAAGTATTTCTTGGAAAACCAAATGAAGCATATTGTGCTTGGATTTTGGATTCTGAAAAGTGGGGAGGTGAGTTTCAGCGCCATTAATCTTCTACGTCAGTATTATTTTTAAAACTACTTCCTTTGAAGGGTACCTGTACAATGTTGTTCGAAGATCTGTATCATGCACGTGCATATCATGTTCCAATGTTTTTGTAGATATACAATGAAAATTGTCGATACTCAAGAGCTTGGCATTCCTTGATAGGCATCTCCACCATAAAACTATAAGCCTCCATTAGTTCATAATCTTATAATTAGTTGCAAAAGTTCCGTTATGGGTTTTGTGGTGCAAAACAGCCATTTGCAACATGATATTAGCACTCCAATGGTCAATAGACGTGTTTCTGTTCAGCGCCTGTTACATACATTAACACTAGTTTCATAAAAAAAATCTTCTATGGTAGTTTTCATGATATTTCAGGGTGTGTGCTTCTTATTTCACTAATTTCATGTATATTTCCTCTTGTTTTAAAGGTGCCATAGAACTTTCAATTCTGTCAGAATATTATGGGCGTGAAATTGCTGCATATGACATCCAGACAACACGCTGCGATCTGTATGGTCAGGTTGGCAATCTTATATGCTTACTTTTCTTTGTTTCTCTGGAATCATTTGCTAGTTCTTAGATTATCGTCCCTTGATACAGGAGAAGAACTACGGTGAGAGGGCCATGCTCATTTATGATGGGTTGCATTATGATGCTTTAGCAGTAAGTTTTCATGATAATAATCCACTATTGGAATAGACACAATATGGTTTTAACTaatattatctgttttctattgaTGTAAATTCAGATGTCTCCATTTGAAGGAGCACCAGAAGAATTTGATCAGACCATATACCCTGTTGACCGTAACCGTTCCATTGGTCCAGTAGAGGGCCTTGCTCTTAACTTAGCAAAGGAGGCAAATAGGTATGTATTCATCTAAGTGTGCCCGAACAGAAAACTTACATTTTAGCATGTAACCTTGTGTTTTGAACACTTCAGACTAGTAATTCTAATGAGCAATGTGTTTGAAAGTATTTCTAACACAATGAAAAATATGCACTAGAAATAATAAATAAAAATGCATGTAACCTGTTCTCTAGTTTGTGGTGCAAAATAGCTATAGTTCCTAGTAATTTTCCCCTAATCTTTTAGCATAATCATGCGTACTTGTTTTAGCTTACCCCTTCTGCCCCCAAGAATGTCAGAAAGTGGCTCAAAGGGGCATGCAAATAGTCCGTATGCTGTGTAGCAATCTGTCATCTAACTTGAAACCAAGATAAGATTGGAGTAGAAATGTTACTGACTTTTGGTTGGGCATTCAATCCGTAGGAAGAGAAGCTACACAGACACTGGAAGCTTCACATTGCGCTGCGGCGTGTGCCAAATCGGTGTCGTTGGTCAAAAGGTGAGATTCTAAGTCTCAACTACGCAAAGTTTGTACCAAGCTGTAGGATTTTTTTATCAGTAAGACTGAAAGGATTTCTTTTATATGCAGGAAGCTGTCGAGCATGCGCAGGCCACTGGCCATGTCAATTTCCAAGAATACAAATGACCGTAGAAGATATATACTAGTTCTGTTGTTGTACACTCATTTGTTCCATTTATTTTCTTCTCGGGCCGGATATGGTACATCGTGTTGTAAAAACATTAATCTGTTACAGAGTAAATTTAATAAGCTCCAGTTTGGATGTTGATGTTGGCTGTCAATTTAAAGAATCCAAGATCCATTGATCAATGCATCGAGTGGTCTGCTTGTTATGATCTTTTTAGTGAAGATCACGAACTTTGCATGTTTTCTCATGGAAACTTGCAGGTACATAGTATATCTGCAAGAATGGATTTTTTTTCAGAGTTGGTTTAAAATGGTGACACAAGCttgttcttagttttttttttactaaTAAAGGGTGCAAGCATGCCCGGGAGCACAAAATCAGCCTCCCTACACCCTCTTTCTTTGTATTCAGAGAAAGAACGCCAGCAAACTCAATGGAAAATTGGACGATGTTTCTTTTTAGATGGTTTTGGCTAGCAAACGCCAGCAAACGCCAGCAACCTCTTGATAGATAACTTCAGCCAGTTCATTTTCCTTTCTCTTTCGGGGATACAATACAACCTGGACCAGTTATTGTATTTTTTGAGGAGTTTGGCTAGCCGTATATAATCATGTGTAGGTGTGCACACTCTAGTAATTTCGTTCAGTATTTGCAGCTGTTTTCATTTTCGAGGTAACGTTATTGGGCCGTCCAAGCATACGTGGGCTGCAGTTTCCTTGTTGGGCTTTTCAGCGCAGAAGCGGTGTGCTCCAGCGGCAAAAGCGTTGCGCTGTTGCTGCTTTGGTtcgtttagtcccacctcgctgccGGGGAGACGAGAGGCGGTCGAGGGAGGCTATAAAAGGAGGCGGAGGGCAGCTGTGAAAAGCATACCTTTCTCGGCCTTTTGGCTAAGATCAAgtgtagtatctgttcttatcagtttaataTCTGATATGTGGGCCATTGGTCCACAAcgatattaaatttattttttatgGGGGAGGGGCCACCACAGTAGCTTGCTGCTGGGCCTCTCAAGTGTCGCCTGGGCGTTGCACTACAGCCCAGGCCCGGCGCACCCCAACCAAATCAAACTGAAAATTTTGTGTGCTTTTTTTAAATTGCAACACGGGAATCGTGAAAGCTCGGCTGCAAAAGGTTTAAAATGAGTGGTTTCTCAATAACAGCATTCTGGAATGCAGTAGGTTTCTCCTTCGGTCCAAAGTCCCAACTTCCTATCTCTCTACAAGATGGTCTAGTAACTCAAATACAGAGAAATGCACTTTGACTCATATGAGCATATGcttccattatgtgaatccacatttcattcaaagtgtcaaaaaattctaaactaaatttttacatgtacatcaagacattttatgttggtacacaagttttcaaaaaaaaaagctaaaaacaattgtggctcctataaaaaagacaagttttgatgctataacacgactacgtacaggattttttttatcttttttgtacacgccatataaaatgttttttctccacgaaaatttgtgcactaacattctcgtgcactaacatagaatatcacgatgtacaccaacaaatttagatcagaattttttaacattttcaaaattgttttttaattattttatataatgagagcatttgctcctatgagccaaattgtcGCCTCCCTCAAATACACTTGTTTCTTCCTGTCCGCCAATTTGTTGTCCATCGTTCAGTTTTACTTTTCTGACCTGGGAGTCCAGAGAACAGACCGAACGTTGCGGAACAAACAGTGATTCAGTAGACCAATTTTGCTGAATGTAGGATCTTGCTGGAATCTTTCTCAAGTTATCATGGTTGGGGATGATGATGAGCAacagaaaatcctttagctatttGCAGCTCGATTCAGTCCTCTCTATTCCATATATAAAAGGTAGCGCACAATATTGTTGCCCATTCCAATTGAAATAGATTCAGCAAAAATATTTGGACACTGATCGTACAGCACTTGTGCTTCGAAGAAAACACTGAAGGAAAAAAGGGTAGAAATATGTTCCGACTGAGAGAAAAATAGCGAGTAACTGAACGATCATTCTAATATGCAATGTTTGGGGGGAGTTCTGATGCTCTGCAAAATATGCACTAGAAATAATGAAAATGCACGTAGACTGTTCTGGAGTTCATGTGGATGCGGTACTaaatatttgttgtatttgtcgAACATGGACAAGCCACCAGG includes:
- the LOC124686460 gene encoding OVARIAN TUMOR DOMAIN-containing deubiquitinating enzyme 2-like, whose amino-acid sequence is MEGVVVRRVIPSDNSCLFNAIGYVMEHNRNKAYELRQVIAAAVASDPEKYNEVFLGKPNEAYCAWILDSEKWGGAIELSILSEYYGREIAAYDIQTTRCDLYGQEKNYGERAMLIYDGLHYDALAMSPFEGAPEEFDQTIYPVDRNRSIGPVEGLALNLAKEANRKRSYTDTGSFTLRCGVCQIGVVGQKEAVEHAQATGHVNFQEYK